Genomic segment of Acidobacteriota bacterium:
ATACTGCTTGCGGGCAGCTTCATAGTCTTTCTTCTCAAAGTAGGCGGTTCCCAGATTGGAGTGATAGGTCGCCGACTCCTTGTCGTACTTGATGGCCTTCTTGTAGTTGCCAATGGCGTTTTCGTAGCGGCCGGTTAGATACTCGATGGCGCCCAGGTTATTCCAGCCTTCGGGATTCTTTTTCTGCAACTTCACTACGCGCTGGAAGTATGACTTCGCGGCAGAGATTTCGCGCAGCTCCAGCTCCGAGACCCCCAGCTTGTTGAGCAGGACCACCTGGTTGCCTCCACGCTGAAGGGCAAACTGGTAATAATCCATCGCATCGACGATAAAGCGGCGGGCGCGAAGGATATCGGCGGCAGTTTCAAGCTGTGCGGCCGTGGCCGATGTTGGATTGGGAAGGTGAGCGCGTACAGAGTCCCACGAAGGACTCTGATGGTCCAGGGCGCGAATCTCGTCGCGCGTCAGTGGTTTGGTCTGTTCTGCGCGAACCGGCGCCGAAGATACAAAGGCAACTGCGGCTACAATCAGCAGGATCGAAGACCGAAATATAGGGAACATGGCATACCTCCAAGAGGTACGCACACATCATCCGCTGCAACCGGATGCCTGTCA
This window contains:
- a CDS encoding tetratricopeptide repeat protein, with translation MFPIFRSSILLIVAAVAFVSSAPVRAEQTKPLTRDEIRALDHQSPSWDSVRAHLPNPTSATAAQLETAADILRARRFIVDAMDYYQFALQRGGNQVVLLNKLGVSELELREISAAKSYFQRVVKLQKKNPEGWNNLGAIEYLTGRYENAIGNYKKAIKYDKESATYHSNLGTAYFEKKDYEAARKQYEIALKIDPEMMDHHSSIGVTARMLSPEDHARFCFEMARLYAQRGDEATMLHFLTMASEAGFDVLDHMTYDGALGKYRKDPRVLLLVKNSQEMRMKGIPIAAGEAPPPPLPPESTPKH